The DNA window TGGCATCGCGGAGAACGTCATCATCGGCATTCAGCACGAGGAAATCATCGGGCTCCATGGCATCGGCGATGCGCAGTTTGGCTTCGATATAAGCGGACATTTCTTTATAGCGGTCGAGATGGTCGGGCGTGATGTTGAGCAGGGCCGCGACTTTGGGGCGGAACGTCTCGATGCGTTCCAACTGGAAGCTGGAGACCTCGACGACGGCATAATCGGCGGCGGTCAGCGCGAGAACATCTTGCGCAAAGGGCGAGCCGATGTTGCCGGTAGCGACGGCGCGTTTGCCGGCGGTGGTGAGCAGATGCGCAGCCAGAGCGGTGGTGGTCGATTTGCCGTTGGTCCCGCTGACAGCGGCAATAGTGGCCGGACAGAGCCAGGAAGTGACCTCAATTTCGGAGAAGACCGGCAGGTGACGGCGCTCGATGTCGAGCAGGAACGGCGCGGTCGCCGGGATGCCGGGGGAGATCACGAAGAAGTCGACATCGGCGAGGGCGCGGTCGGTATGGCCGCCGGTTTCGAAGGCGATGCCCTCCAGTTCGAGTCGTTGCGCCTGGGCCGCGACCTGCTCGCGCGGTTTCATTTCGGAGACGAAGGGGATGCCGCCATAGTGTTTGATCAGCGAGGCGACGGCGGTTCCGGAGCGCGCCATACCGAGAATTGAAATTCGCTTGCCTTGCACCAGATCGATCCTCATCGCTACCTGATCTTGAAAGTGGAAAGCGTCAGGAGGGCCAGCAGGACGCCGACGATCCAGAAGCGCACGACCACCTTGCTTTCGTGCCAGCCGATTAGTTCGAAGTGATGATGGAGGGGAGCCATTTTGAAGATCCGCTTTCCCCGCAATTTGAAAGAGGACACTTGCAAGATGACTGAGAGTGCCTCAGCCACAAAGACTCCCCCTACGATCACCAACAGAATTTCTTTTTTCAGAAGGATGGCGAGGGCGCCGAGAATTCCGCCGAGCGCCAGCGCGCCGGTATCGCCCATGAAGACCTGCGCCGGATGGGTGTTGTACCACAGAAAGCCGAGGCCGGCACCGATCGCGGCGGAGCAGAAGACGGTCAATTCGCCGGCGCCGGGCAGATAGACGATATCGAGATAATCGGAAAAGTCGGTACGGCCGGTGATATAGGCCATGCCGGCGAAGGCGACGAAGCAGATGGTCGTCAGGCCGATGGCGAGGCCGTCGAGGCCGTCGGTCAGGTTCACCGCGTTCGAGGAGCCGGTGATGACGATGACGACAAACGGGATGAAAAGCGCAAACGGGAAGACGAGGTGATAATTCTTGAAGAACGGGATATCGGTGGTCATGTCGAAGGTCGGCGTCGGCGGCAGGTAGTAAAGCAGACAGGCCAGGAGAACGCCGATGGAGATTTGGCCGACGAGTTTCTTGCGGCCGACGAGACCCTTCTTCTGATGCTTGATGGCCTTGAGGTAGTCGTCCATGAAGCCGATCGCGCCGACCCAGACGGTGACCAGCAGCATATAGAGCACGAAGCGATTGGTCAGGTCGGCCCAGAGAAAGGTCGGGATCACGATGGCAGCAAGGATGATCAGGCCGCCCATAGTCGGGGTGCCTTCCTTGGAGAGGTGCGACTGCGGGCCGTCGGTGCGAATGCTCTCTTTGACCTGGTTGCGCTTGAGCATCCGAATCAGCGCGGGGCCAAGGATCAGGCTGATGAAGAGCGCGGTGACGGTCGCCATCGCCGAACGGAAAGTGATGTAGCGAAAGATGTTGAAAAAGTTGATATGGTCGACGAGCGGGTACAGTAGCAAATAGAACATCAGTTGCTCCGTCCCCAGGTCGCTTTGAGGCCTTGTTCAACGATTTCGAGTTTGAGTCCGCGCGAGGCTTTCAGCAGCAACAGATCGCCGGAGCGCAGGTAAGCGGACAGCATTTGCACGGCATCATCGTGAGTGGCCGCGATCGCAATGGCGTCGGCGTCCATGCCACGGCGGATGGCAGCGTCGCGGACGAGCTGGGCAAATTCACCGAGCAGGATCAGGCGGTCGACGCGCGACTCGGCGAGTTTGCGGCCGAGGTCGGCATGGAATTCCGGCGCCTGTTCGCCCAGTTCGAGCATATCGCCGAAGACGACGACGCGACGGCCGCGGACCTGCATGGCGGCGATGGTGTCAAGGGCGCCCTTGGCGGAGACGGGATTGGAGTTGTAAGCGTCATTGATAATCGTCAGGCCGTGGAAGTCCTCGGCGGTCATGCGATTGCCGGCAGGGACGAACTTTTCGATGCGCTCCTTGACGGCGGCAAAGGGAACGTCGAAGATGCGTGCCACGGCGATGGCGGCCAGACAGTTGGTGACGTGATGTACGCCGAGTACCGGCAGGATAATTTCCTGACCGGCATACACAAGATGGCCGTGGCCGGAGCCGTTCATGAAGACGCGCTCGGCGCGCACATCGCCTTCGGTGTTCGCGGCGAAAGTAAGCTTCTGAACGCGGTAGCGATAGGAGCGCGAGCGGACGTTGGGGTCGTCGAAATTCAGCACCGCCCAGTCGGATTCACTGCTGTTGTGGAGCAATTCGAATTTGGCTTCGGCGATGGCGTCGATCGTTTTCATCGTTTCCAGATGAGCCGGGCCGATATTGAGGATGACGCGGACATCGGGATCGTACAGCTCGACGAGATTCTTGATCTCTCCGGGGGTGGACATGCCGAACTCGAAGACGGCAATTTCGCAATTGCGATCGAACTCGAAAATCGAGAGCGGCACGCCAAACTGGTTATTGAGGTTGCCTCTGGACGCGCAGACCCGGTACTTCGCGCCGAGCACGCCGGCGATCAGGTTCTTGCAAGTGGTTTTGCCGTTGGTGCCGGTAACGGCGACTTTGCGCGGATCTAAAATCCGCAGGTAGCTCTGTGCCAATTGCTGCAACGCGGCGAGGGTGTCATCGACGCCGACGACGACGGTTTCCGGCAATGCCGAGAACTCGGCGAAGCGGGACTTGTTAACGATGACGATCGGCGAACCGGCGGCGACAGCGGCCTTGACAAAGTTGTGGCCATCCTGATTTTCGCCAACGATGGCGACGAAGATGGAGCCCGGCAGCGGTTGGCGGCTGTCGATGGTGACGCCGGTGAAGGAGGTGTCGAGCACGGCATCCGACTGCAAAAACGGCCGGCCGAAGGCGGCGGCGAATTCGCGCAAAGTGCCGGAGATCATGCCGTCCTCCCGCGCAGGATTTCTTCGACGATTTCGCGATCGTCGAAGTGGATTTTGTGCGTACCGAGGATCTGGTAGTTCTCGTGGCCTTTGCCGGCGATCACGAGCAGATCGTCGGGACGGCAGAGCGCCAGGGCTTCGGCGATTGCGGCACGACGGTCAGGCTGGATCACGGTTTCTTTCGAGCGATCGAGGCCCGGCTTGATTTCTGCGATGATGGCCAGCGGATCCTCGGTGCGCGGATTGTCGGAAGTGACAATGACGACATCGGCGCGCGTGGAGACGGCCTGAGCCATCAGCGGGCGTTTGGTGCGGTCGCGGTCGCCGCCACAGCCGAAGAGGACGAGCAGGCGGCCCTTGCAGATCTGGCGCGCGGTATCGAGAATCTTGGCGAGCGCATCGGGCGTATGGGCATAGTCGATCAGGACGGTGAACGGCTGGCCGACATCAACCTTGTGCGCGCGGCCGTTGACGAATTCGCGCTCTTCGAGGCCGCGGGCGATGGTCAGGGGATCGAGGCCGAGCGCCAGGGCGCAGGCGGAAGCGCAGAGGGCGTTCTCGACATTGAAGCGGCCAAGCAGCTTGAGATTGACGCGTTCCTTGCCCAGCGGCGTGACGAGCGTGAAGCTCGAGCCGGAGGTGGACATAATCAGGTCTTCGAGGCGCACGTCGGCCCGGCGATTTTCGAAGGAGAAGCTGAGGGATGAGGAGCGGACGCGTTTCTCCAGATACTCGAAGCTGGGATCGTCGCGGTTGAGCACGGCCCACTTGGCAGCGCCCTCGACGAGGTCGAGCAAGCGCGCCTTGGCGTCGCGATAATTCTCGAAGGTCTTGTGATAGTCAAAATGGTCCTGAGTGATGTTGCAGATCGCGGCGACCTGGAATTCGAGTTCGTCGACGCGGTTCATCGAGAGCGCGTGGGAGGAGACCTCCATGGCGACGTAGCGAACGCCCTCGTTGTGCATGATCGTCAGCAGGCGCTCGAGATCCAGCGGGCCGGGGGTGGTATTGACCGGGTCAAAGACGTGTTCGGCGGTGAAGTAGCCGAGGGTGCCGATGACGCCGACCGGTTTGCCGCGCTGTTCGAGGATCGACTTGAGCAGCCAGGTGATGGTGGTTTTGCCGTTGGTGCCGGTAACGACGACGAGTTTGAGTTTACGGCTCGGATAGTCGTAGTAGCGGGCGGCAATGCGGGCGACGGCACGGCGGATATCGCCGACGATACCGACGACGCGCAGCGGCGTCGCGACGGCGACGGGTGCGACGACGGCGACAGCACCGCGATGGGCGGCATCGGCGACGTACTTGAGGCCGTCATCGGCGAAACCGGGAATGGCGACGAAGAGATCGTCAGTGGTGATCAGGCGGCTGTCGACTTCGACCTTATTGATGGTCACAGTCGGGTCGCCGGTAATCTTGATGTCCTCCACGCGTTCGACGAGTTCGCCAAAAGTGACCATGCGTACCTGCCCTAATCCACGCTGCAAATGAGTTTGAGGCTGCGGGTGGCAGCCGGGGTTTCGGGGACAATCTCCACGACTTGCTTGACGAAGCCGGAGCCTTCGACGGAGAAGCTATAGCCCCAATCCTTGAGGCGCGCGATGGCATTGCGCACGGAAAGGCCGACGAGGCCGGCAAATTCGCCGGTCGAGTCGGGTTCGGCGCCGGTGAGGTGGATGATGAGGCGTTCGCCTTCGAGCAAGGTGGTGCCGCCTTCGGGCACCTGCAGGGCGATGATGTCGCCAGTGGAAACGAAGGAGACATCGAGCGCGATGGTATCGAGGAGTTCTTTGACAGTCGATAGGGTGTGTCCCTGCAGATCGGGGACGCGGATTTTGCGCGGCGCGAACTTTTCCTGCTGCTGCGCGAAGAGCGCGGAGGGAGCAATCTTCTCCTTGGTGGAGATACGCTCGGCGATGCGGCGGAAGATGCGGCCGGAGGTCATGCCGGCGTAGTGGACCGGCTGGGGGTCGTCGAGGACGATAACGCCGACGGCGACGGGGTTGTCCGCCGGGAAGAAGCCGGCGAAGGTGGAGATGTAGCGATTGTCGAAATAGCCACCAGTCTCGAAGTTGACCTTCTGGGCGGTGCCGGTTTTGCCGGCAAAGGTGACGACTTTGGATTTGCTGTACTTGGCCGTGCCGGTGTCGACAACGTCGCGCATGAACCGGCGCATGGTGGCACTAGTTTCGGGCGACAGCAGCGTGCGGACGCGTGTCGGCGAGCGTTTATCGACGATTGTGCCGTCGGGGGCGGTGACCTGCTGGATCAGATAAGGCTGATAGAGGCTACCGTCGGAGGCAACAACGTTGAAGGCGGCGGCAAGCTGCAGAGCGGTGGTGCCGAGGCCGTGACCCATCGCGAGCTGGGCAGTCCAGAATTCGGACCATTTGCGCGGTTCGCGCAGCATGCCGGGCATTTCGCCGGGGACATCGATACCGGTGCGCATGCCGAAGCCGAAATACTTGGCATACTTGTAGAGCATCTGCGGACCGAGTTTGCAGGCGACGCGGGCGGTGCCGATGTTGGAGGAGTAGACGAAGACATCGTGCACCGGCAGAGCACCCCAATTCTTGTCGTCGTGGAGCCACTTACTGCCGAAGAGCGCTTTGCCGCCGCCGCAGTTGAAGATGTCGGTCGGATGGACAGTGCCCTCTTCGAGTGCGCCGGCGATGGCGACCAGTTTGTAGACCGAGCCGGGCTCGAAGACATCGGCGATGACTTCGTTTTTCTGCGAGGCGCCGGATTTGGAATAGGGATAGTAGGATGCCATGGCGAGGACGGCGCCATCATTCGGCTTGATGAAGACGGCCATGCCGGATTGCGCGGAGAAAGTGTCGACACCACGCTTGAGTTCTTCCTCGACGATGGCTTGCCAATCCAGATCGATGGTGAGTTGGACGTCGTTGCCGTTGTGGGGATCGACGAGATCCTTGCCGGCGACACGATAGATATTGCCGACGGCGTCGCGTTCGACGCGGGATTTACCGGGGGTGCCGACGAGGACGTCGTTAAGGGCGAGTTCGAGGCCGGAGATGCCGCGGTTATCGGTATCGACAGCGCCGAGGAGGTCGCGGCCGAGTGCCTCGCGGGGATAGGAGCGCTGCATCTCGCGCTGGCTGAAGAGGCCGGGGAGGTTGCGTTCGGCGATGGCATCGGCCTTCTCGGCGTCGACCTGGCGGCAGAGCCAGGTGAACTGCTCGGTGCGGCTCTTCAGCTTGTCGCGCAGCGTCGAGCGGGAGACACCCATATAGGGGGCGATGAAATTGGCAATCTCGACGGCATCGTGTTCGGTCTGGGGATAAGCGAAGAAGGAGCGGCGGGCGACGTTACCGGCGAGGGTGCGGCCCTGGGCATCGAGAATACGGCCGCGCTCGGCGGGGACTTCGATTTCACCCTTGCTCTGCGAGTCGGCGATGCGGCGGTACTGGTCGCCGCGAACCAGCTGGATATTGATCAACCGGCCGATGATCGCCAGCCAGACGAACGAGACAACGATGATGAGAGTGTAAACGCGACCGCGCGAGATAAAGAAGCCGCTCCCCGTCATACTCTGCCCTTTGAGCTTCCCTTCTTCTTAGCCGTGGATTTATTGACCGGAGATTTGTGGACGGACGATTTGCCGGCGGCAGACTTGACGGAATCGGGTTTCGGCGCGCTCGCCGCCGGCTGGGCGGCCCTGGGCAGCGTAAACTTGACAAGCTGCGCTTCCTGTTGCGAGATCATGGCGAGGTCGTGGCGCGCGATGCGTTCGATATTTTCGAGCGAAGAGAGATATTCGACTTCGTATTGGAGGGACTGGCATTTTTCCTTGAGCAGCCGAACCGTCGCCTTGCGGTCGGAGTGTTCTTCAGCGAGTTCGAGAGTGCGGACGCGCTGCCAGACGAAGAGGTAGGCGAAGACGAGAATGAGCGTGAGCAGTCCGAAGAAGGCGACGACGCGGCGGCGCTTCTGATTCTTCTGGAGAGCTTTCTGTTCCGACCAAACTGACTTACGCATCCCTGCAACCAGTGTGAGGCGGTCCACCGGTCCGTGGCGGACCGCCTCACGTCCTCAAGAGGTAACTAACTTCATCGCAGCCCGAAGGCGGGCACTACGCGAACGCGGATTCGAGTGTATTTCAGCCGCGCCCGGTTTGACAGCCTTGCGCGTAATCCGTTGCAACGTGGGTTGGCGCCCGCAGGCGCAGACCGGCAGCGCGGGCGGGCAGACGCAGGGATGTTCCTGCGTCGCGAAGAATAGTTTGACGGCGCGGTCTTCCAACGAGTGGAAGCTGATGACTGCGAGTACGCCCTGCGGGCGGAGATAATCGACGATTTTCGGCAGCACGGTATCGAGCTGGGCGAGTTCGTCGTTGATCCAGATGCGGAGCGCCTGCCAGATCTGCGAGAAGAACTGCTTGGTTTTCTCGCGACGGGCCAGCGGCTGTACCGCGGCGACGAGATCGGCGACGGTGAGCAGGCGACCGGCCTTGGCGGCCTGGCTGATGGCGGCGGCGACGCGGCGCGGCTGCGCGATTTCGCCGTATTCGGCGAGAATGCGCGAGAGTTCGTGCGAATCAGTCTGACGCAGACGCTGATGGGCTGGAATGCCGGCAGAGGCATCGAAGCGCAGATCGAGCGGATCGGCGAGCGCCTGATGTGCGAAGCCGCGGCCGGATTGTTCCAACTGCAGCGACGAGAGGCCTAAATCGAGCAAGGCGAAATCCACGGTCCCCTTCGCAGTCGGCGGCAGGTGCAGATCGAAGTTGGCGTAGGAGTCGTGCACCAGCGTGACCTGATGATTATACACCTGAAGGCGAGTGCGGGCGATGTTCACCGCGTCGATGTCCCTGTCAAAACCGATCAAACGTGCGTCCTTTCGCAAACGAGCAAGTATGGCTTCCGCGTGCCCGGCGGCGCCGACGGTGAGGTCGATCACCAGGCGCGCGTCGGCAGGAACTAAACTCAGGACTTCGTGAAGGAGAACCGGCGTGTGCGCCGCGCTATGAGCCGAGTCCGAACAGATTCTCGACGACCTCTTCCGCGCTCATATCGAACGACTGCTGGTAAGTGTTGAATTGGTCCTCGTTCCAGAGTTCGATTTTTTCTCCGACGCCGAGGATCAAGACTTTGTCGGTGATTCGGGCACTATCGAGCAAGTGCCGCGGAATCGCGATCCGACCTTGAGTATCCGGTACGCCTTCTGCCGAGTTGGGGTGGATATAGCGCTTCAGGAAGCGCGCTTTCCGGGCATCGATCGGTTGCTTGGAGGTCATTTGTTCCGAGACGCGCTTGTATTCGGCCTCGGAATAGAGGTCGAGGCAGCCATCGAAGCCGATGCGGACGATGAACTTTTCCGACCCTTGCTGGGCGGCGATGGCTCGAAGTTTCGCCGGGATGGCGATTCTGCCCTTGCCGTCTACCGAAACGGTATAACGCCCTGTAAAATTAGACACTTACGACCTACCAGAACCGGGGTTACCCTAAATTCCCCACTCTTCCCCCAAGTTCAACACTTTTGAGGTATAAGTCAAGGCAAAAATCAGGAAAAAAACACGAAATTGTAAGCTCCCCATAACTATAGGGCTAGGCCAATGTCTGGATGAGCCGGAAATGGACGAAAACGGGAGTGTCTCAGACTGATACAACAAAAATCGTCGTAATGTGATTTATTACAATGATTTGCAAAGATGGCGTATGCATCGGTTGTCGGCATGTCGGTTGCGTGAATAAGGAGTGGCAAAACGAAGTTAACAGGCGCATCGAGATGAGTATTCGTAGCATAAGCTCAATTATAGCGTTGTTGGCCATGATGTTAGTGGCCTTCAACGGCGATGCGGCCAATAGCGTGTTGCTGAGCTTCTCAGATCTGGAACTGTTGGCAAGTCCGACGAATGCCACTTTGGGGAGCGAGACTCAAGCTGTTGATAATAAATACGTTATCAGTGAACGCGGGTTACCGGTCTTTTTGCTGCGGCTGGTGGTGAAAGGTGGGGAGATTGATTCAGTAATGGCCGACCGGTGGGGAGTCGCTGAGATTCTGAAGTCACAATCGGCCCAGAAGTGGGACAAGATTGCGACCTTCGCGGGGGATGTCCTGCGGGCTGAAGACTTCTATGAGAATGAGCTGAAACGACTTGAGGG is part of the Candidatus Zixiibacteriota bacterium genome and encodes:
- the murD gene encoding UDP-N-acetylmuramoyl-L-alanine--D-glutamate ligase, which gives rise to MQGKRISILGMARSGTAVASLIKHYGGIPFVSEMKPREQVAAQAQRLELEGIAFETGGHTDRALADVDFFVISPGIPATAPFLLDIERRHLPVFSEIEVTSWLCPATIAAVSGTNGKSTTTALAAHLLTTAGKRAVATGNIGSPFAQDVLALTAADYAVVEVSSFQLERIETFRPKVAALLNITPDHLDRYKEMSAYIEAKLRIADAMEPDDFLVLNADDDVLRDAKFFGRPTILQFSTRRSIAAGVFVKDDALVYALGGRSGMICPTRDLGIPGPHNVANAAAAATMMLSLGLAPEQIAAGLRSFKGIAHRIEFVAEINGVRYVNDSKATNVDSVTVALQSFTRPLIVIMGGRDKGGAFTTLAPLLRAHVKTVILIGEATPIIESQLQGVVPMRRAADINAAVDQAAAMAVAGDVVLLSPGCASFDQFRDFEDRGDKFKLAVAQLAAGKSR
- a CDS encoding UDP-N-acetylmuramoyl-L-alanyl-D-glutamate--2,6-diaminopimelate ligase, whose translation is MVTFGELVERVEDIKITGDPTVTINKVEVDSRLITTDDLFVAIPGFADDGLKYVADAAHRGAVAVVAPVAVATPLRVVGIVGDIRRAVARIAARYYDYPSRKLKLVVVTGTNGKTTITWLLKSILEQRGKPVGVIGTLGYFTAEHVFDPVNTTPGPLDLERLLTIMHNEGVRYVAMEVSSHALSMNRVDELEFQVAAICNITQDHFDYHKTFENYRDAKARLLDLVEGAAKWAVLNRDDPSFEYLEKRVRSSSLSFSFENRRADVRLEDLIMSTSGSSFTLVTPLGKERVNLKLLGRFNVENALCASACALALGLDPLTIARGLEEREFVNGRAHKVDVGQPFTVLIDYAHTPDALAKILDTARQICKGRLLVLFGCGGDRDRTKRPLMAQAVSTRADVVIVTSDNPRTEDPLAIIAEIKPGLDRSKETVIQPDRRAAIAEALALCRPDDLLVIAGKGHENYQILGTHKIHFDDREIVEEILRGRTA
- a CDS encoding PASTA domain-containing protein; the protein is MTGSGFFISRGRVYTLIIVVSFVWLAIIGRLINIQLVRGDQYRRIADSQSKGEIEVPAERGRILDAQGRTLAGNVARRSFFAYPQTEHDAVEIANFIAPYMGVSRSTLRDKLKSRTEQFTWLCRQVDAEKADAIAERNLPGLFSQREMQRSYPREALGRDLLGAVDTDNRGISGLELALNDVLVGTPGKSRVERDAVGNIYRVAGKDLVDPHNGNDVQLTIDLDWQAIVEEELKRGVDTFSAQSGMAVFIKPNDGAVLAMASYYPYSKSGASQKNEVIADVFEPGSVYKLVAIAGALEEGTVHPTDIFNCGGGKALFGSKWLHDDKNWGALPVHDVFVYSSNIGTARVACKLGPQMLYKYAKYFGFGMRTGIDVPGEMPGMLREPRKWSEFWTAQLAMGHGLGTTALQLAAAFNVVASDGSLYQPYLIQQVTAPDGTIVDKRSPTRVRTLLSPETSATMRRFMRDVVDTGTAKYSKSKVVTFAGKTGTAQKVNFETGGYFDNRYISTFAGFFPADNPVAVGVIVLDDPQPVHYAGMTSGRIFRRIAERISTKEKIAPSALFAQQQEKFAPRKIRVPDLQGHTLSTVKELLDTIALDVSFVSTGDIIALQVPEGGTTLLEGERLIIHLTGAEPDSTGEFAGLVGLSVRNAIARLKDWGYSFSVEGSGFVKQVVEIVPETPAATRSLKLICSVD
- a CDS encoding division/cell wall cluster transcriptional repressor MraZ; protein product: MSNFTGRYTVSVDGKGRIAIPAKLRAIAAQQGSEKFIVRIGFDGCLDLYSEAEYKRVSEQMTSKQPIDARKARFLKRYIHPNSAEGVPDTQGRIAIPRHLLDSARITDKVLILGVGEKIELWNEDQFNTYQQSFDMSAEEVVENLFGLGS
- a CDS encoding phospho-N-acetylmuramoyl-pentapeptide-transferase encodes the protein MFYLLLYPLVDHINFFNIFRYITFRSAMATVTALFISLILGPALIRMLKRNQVKESIRTDGPQSHLSKEGTPTMGGLIILAAIVIPTFLWADLTNRFVLYMLLVTVWVGAIGFMDDYLKAIKHQKKGLVGRKKLVGQISIGVLLACLLYYLPPTPTFDMTTDIPFFKNYHLVFPFALFIPFVVIVITGSSNAVNLTDGLDGLAIGLTTICFVAFAGMAYITGRTDFSDYLDIVYLPGAGELTVFCSAAIGAGLGFLWYNTHPAQVFMGDTGALALGGILGALAILLKKEILLVIVGGVFVAEALSVILQVSSFKLRGKRIFKMAPLHHHFELIGWHESKVVVRFWIVGVLLALLTLSTFKIR
- the rsmH gene encoding 16S rRNA (cytosine(1402)-N(4))-methyltransferase RsmH, encoding MCSDSAHSAAHTPVLLHEVLSLVPADARLVIDLTVGAAGHAEAILARLRKDARLIGFDRDIDAVNIARTRLQVYNHQVTLVHDSYANFDLHLPPTAKGTVDFALLDLGLSSLQLEQSGRGFAHQALADPLDLRFDASAGIPAHQRLRQTDSHELSRILAEYGEIAQPRRVAAAISQAAKAGRLLTVADLVAAVQPLARREKTKQFFSQIWQALRIWINDELAQLDTVLPKIVDYLRPQGVLAVISFHSLEDRAVKLFFATQEHPCVCPPALPVCACGRQPTLQRITRKAVKPGAAEIHSNPRSRSARLRAAMKLVTS
- the murF gene encoding UDP-N-acetylmuramoyl-tripeptide--D-alanyl-D-alanine ligase; translation: MISGTLREFAAAFGRPFLQSDAVLDTSFTGVTIDSRQPLPGSIFVAIVGENQDGHNFVKAAVAAGSPIVIVNKSRFAEFSALPETVVVGVDDTLAALQQLAQSYLRILDPRKVAVTGTNGKTTCKNLIAGVLGAKYRVCASRGNLNNQFGVPLSIFEFDRNCEIAVFEFGMSTPGEIKNLVELYDPDVRVILNIGPAHLETMKTIDAIAEAKFELLHNSSESDWAVLNFDDPNVRSRSYRYRVQKLTFAANTEGDVRAERVFMNGSGHGHLVYAGQEIILPVLGVHHVTNCLAAIAVARIFDVPFAAVKERIEKFVPAGNRMTAEDFHGLTIINDAYNSNPVSAKGALDTIAAMQVRGRRVVVFGDMLELGEQAPEFHADLGRKLAESRVDRLILLGEFAQLVRDAAIRRGMDADAIAIAATHDDAVQMLSAYLRSGDLLLLKASRGLKLEIVEQGLKATWGRSN
- a CDS encoding septum formation initiator family protein, whose amino-acid sequence is MRKSVWSEQKALQKNQKRRRVVAFFGLLTLILVFAYLFVWQRVRTLELAEEHSDRKATVRLLKEKCQSLQYEVEYLSSLENIERIARHDLAMISQQEAQLVKFTLPRAAQPAASAPKPDSVKSAAGKSSVHKSPVNKSTAKKKGSSKGRV